The Bombus terrestris chromosome 4, iyBomTerr1.2, whole genome shotgun sequence genome has a window encoding:
- the LOC100650597 gene encoding pyrokinin-1 receptor, whose protein sequence is MISSNKSVGSEGSIIIGDSMRLAGSHEDSLASEGTWENYTGLIAEYLQQENCSTVRRDPLYIVLPITVIYAVIFLTGLIGNVSTCVVIARNKSMHTATNYYLFSLAVSDLLLLISGLPPEMYYIWSHFPYVFGEAFCIIQSFAAETSANATVLTITAFTVERYVAICHPFISHTMSKLSRAVKFVIIIWLLALCMAVPQAVQFGIVYDYRNGSVVLDSAQCSIKWYLMKHTFEASTMLFFVLPMTIITVLYVLIAIKLRRSRLLSATAKRNHLSAGSIHGDSGRGKSAAQRNVIRMLVAVVVAFFICWAPFHAQRLLAVHAKNTTEPKDALVIVYTILTYMSGVFYYLSTTVNPLLYNIMSNKFREAFKSMLSNHCGRKWSSRKSVPRQPTYSSLSRYARSTFRQTDDRQNSPSISVSDNNQKLRTTNTTELTGLNDRKDNGRNQSDSVANKINHREYSRSVSRGLNSSQFTLMSSVSKSFNEGNNNMTATYVNIQRAPRVVTLGILAGKLRLGTKELFSPQQKIVTSSAPKPETRTVLAPQFQSHPSIESANTISNSSLKDYDETEFTGIELARYMGELNCDLIT, encoded by the exons ATGATTTCGTCAAACAAGTCGGTCGGTTCGGAAGGATCGATAATAATCGGAGATAGCATGAGGTTGGCCGGAAGTCACGAAGATTCGCTGGCCTCTGAAGGTACATGGGAGAATTACACGGGACTAATCGCCGAATATTTGCAACAGGAAAATTGTTCGACGGTCAGGCGGGATCCGTTGTACATCGTTTTACCGATCACGGTGATCTATGCGGTGATCTTCCTCACCGGATTAATCGGCAACGTGTCCACTTGTGTTGTGATCGCGCGTAACAAGTCGATGCACACGGCCACCAACTACTATCTGTTCAGCTTGGCCGTTTCTGATTTACTGCTGCTGATATCCGGCCTGCCTCCAGAGATGTACTACATCTGGTCGCATTTCCCGTACGTGTTTGGCGAGGCGTTCTGCAttattcaaagcttcgccgcgGAGACGTCCGCGAACGCCACCGTTCTGACCATCACCGCCTTCACCGTCGAAAG GTACGTCGCAATCTGTCATCCTTTTATCTCGCACACGATGTCGAAACTGTCCCGGGCGGTGAAGTTCGTCATAATAATTTGGCTGCTGGCGCTATGCATGGCCGTGCCACAGGCGGTTCAATTTGGCATCGTTTACGACTATCGCAACGGCTCGGTGGTCCTGGACTCGGCTCAATGCTCCATCAAGTGGTATCTGATGAAACACACCTTCGAGGCATCCACCATGCTGTTCTTCGTCCTGCCGATGACCATCATCACCGTTCTCTATGTACTGATCGCGATTAAGTTAAGACGATCCAGACTGTTGTCAGCTACTGCGAAGAGGAACCATTTGTCAGCTGGATCCATTCACGGCGATAGCGGAAGAGGAAAAAGCGCCGCACAGAGGAACGTTATTCGAATGCTGG TTGCAGTAGTAGTGGCGTTCTTCATCTGTTGGGCACCGTTCCACGCTCAAAGGCTGTTGGCTGTGCACGCAAAGAATACGACTGAACCGAAAGACGCGTTAGTAATAGTCTACACTATCCTCACGTACATGTCCGGGGTGTTTTATTACCTTTCCACGACAGTGAATCCACTGCTCTACAACATCATGTCCAACAAATTTAGGGAGGCTTTCAAG TCGATGCTGTCGAATCACTGCGGGCGGAAGTGGTCCTCTCGCAAGTCAGTACCACGACAACCGACGTACAGTAGCCTCTCGAGGTACGCGAGGTCCACGTTCAGGCAGACGGATGATCGTCAAAATTCGCCGTCGATCTCCGTCAGCGACAACAACCAAAAGCTGAGAACGACCAATACCACCGAACTTACCGGATTAAACGATCGAAAGGACAATGGACGAAACCAGTCCGACTCTGTGGCGAATAAGATCAATCATCGAGAATACAGCAGAAGCGTATCCAGAGGATTGAACTCCAGTCAGTTTACCTTAATGTCGTCCGTTAGTAAAAGTTTCAACGAAGGCAACAATAACATGACTGCGACTTACGTGAACATTCAAAGAGCACCGAGAGTTGTCACGCTCG GAATACTCGCCGGCAAATTGAGATTGGGAACCAAAGAGCTATTTTCGCCTCAACAGAAGATCGTAACTAGTTCAGCGCCCAAGCCGGAAACGAGGACAGTGTTGGCACCGCAATTCCAAAGTCATCCGAGTATAGAGAGTGCAA